A single Vigna radiata var. radiata cultivar VC1973A chromosome 8, Vradiata_ver6, whole genome shotgun sequence DNA region contains:
- the LOC106770344 gene encoding protein SCARECROW produces MMKVGFELVHSNYNPNIIRSHMHETWDHYSNITSLPFSAPTPSNLYPKPATENHCLNLGQNEVSDWMEEHIDDITKHLVQDLPETTSDTTRLSHHNFVPSLLPNNLSERKASGFRPQFEAITNLHSGLDHSYNVCDQGLSLISLLMECAVAISVDNLGEAHRMLLELTQMASPYKASCGERVVAYFTKAMTCRVMNSWLGMCSPLVDHRNINSAFQVFNNVSPFIKFAHFTSNQAIFEAVNHCDSIHIIDLDIMQGLQWPAFFHILATRMEGPPQVTMTCLGTSTELLIETGKQLSNFARRLGMSFKFHPIASKFGEVIDVSMLHVKPGEAVAVHWLQHSLYDATGPDWKTLRLLEELEPRIITLVEQDVNHGGSFLDRFVGSLHYYSTLFDSLGAYLHFDDENRHRVEHGLLSREINNVLAIGGPKRSGEDKFRQWRRELANHYFQQIPMSANSMAQAQLILNMFSPAYGYSLAQVDGTLRLGWKDTSLYTASAWTYCTSN; encoded by the coding sequence ATGATGAAAGTGGGATTCGAGCTGGTTCATTCAAATTATAATCCAAACATCATTCGTTCACACATGCATGAAACATGGGATCACTACTCAAATATTACTTCCTTGCCATTTTCTGCTCCAACCCCATCAAACCTATATCCAAAGCCAGCAACAGAAAACCACTGCCTAAACTTAGGACAGAATGAAGTCTCTGATTGGATGGAGGAACACATTGATGACATCACCAAACACCTTGTTCAAGACTTACCAGAAACCACTTCTGACACAACAAGGCTTTCCCATCACAACTTTGTTCCCTCACTTTTACCCAACAACTTGAGTGAAAGAAAAGCTTCAGGCTTTAGACCCCAATTTGAGGCCATCACCAATCTTCACTCAGGTTTAGATCATAGCTACAATGTCTGTGATCAAGGGTTGAGCCTCATAAGCCTTCTAATGGAGTGTGCAGTGGCAATTTCAGTTGACAACCTGGGTGAGGCTCATAGGATGTTACTAGAGCTAACACAAATGGCCTCACCCTACAAAGCATCATGTGGTGAACGCGTTGTTGCTTATTTTACCAAGGCCATGACTTGCAGGGTCATGAATTCTTGGCTTGGGATGTGTTCCCCTTTGGTTGATCACAGAAACATTAACTCAGCATTCCAAGTCTTCAACAACGtttcccctttcataaaatTTGCTCACTTCACTTCGAACCAGGCAATCTTTGAGGCAGTAAACCATTGTGACAGTATTCACATAATTGACTTGGACATCATGCAAGGGCTGCAATGGCCAGCTTTTTTCCATATATTAGCCACCAGAATGGAGGGTCCACCACAGGTAACCATGACATGCTTGGGAACCTCAACGGAACTCCTCATTGAAACTGGGAAACAACTCTCCAACTTTGCAAGAAGGCTTGGTATGTCATTCAAGTTCCACCCCATTGCAAGCAAGTTTGGGGAAGTGATTGATGTGTCCATGCTCCATGTAAAGCCTGGGGAGGCAGTGGCAGTGCATTGGTTGCAGCATTCACTGTACGATGCAACTGGACCTGATTGGAAAACACTGAGGCTCCTTGAAGAGTTGGAGCCAAGAATAATCACCTTGGTGGAGCAAGATGTGAACCATGGAGGCTCATTCTTGGATCGTTTTGTGGGCTCCTTGCACTACTACTCAACCCTATTTGATTCTCTTGGAGCATACTTGCACTTTGATGATGAAAACAGGCACCGAGTGGAGCATGGCCTTCTCTCTAGGGAAATCAACAATGTGTTGGCCATAGGAGGCCCTAAGAGGAGTGGTGAAGACAAGTTTAGGCAGTGGAGAAGAGAGCTTGCTAATCATTATTTTCAGCAGATTCCCATGAGTGCCAATTCAATGGCTCAAGCTCAGTTGatattgaacatgttttcaCCAGCTTATGGGTATAGCCTTGCACAAGTTGATGGCACATTAAGGCTTGGATGGAAGGATACAAGTTTGTACACAGCTTCTGCATGGACCTATTGTACTTCTAACTAG